One bacterium genomic window carries:
- the hisS gene encoding histidine--tRNA ligase, translating to MTIKAITGMKDNLSPDIALWQAVEKTAREHFSKYFYEEIRTPLLEETSLFERGIGTETGVVKKEMYTFDDKGGDSVTLRPEGTASVVRAYIEHNIQRADPVTKFYYIGPMFRYERPQKGRLRQFHQIGVELFGATEPAADAEVIGMLDLFFQKVGVKNYELQINSLGCTECRVPFQKKLTDHLKSLAGELCADCQERITKNPMRVFDCKVEKCKEKLKAAPVLLDALCVPCKTHFDAVKSGLDAAQTKYIVNPRIARGLDYYQRTAFEFLSNDLGSQNAFAGGGRYDGLVKELGGPDVPAVGFALGMERLILLLGDKKPEVGGKKTYIVFMGSGTESPARKLAGELRAKGMTVEIDYAEKSMKAQLRRAGKYNFDYVIILGESELAKGVAQLKDYKTGEQKEVVFSSIASLF from the coding sequence ATGACGATTAAAGCCATCACAGGAATGAAAGATAATCTTTCTCCCGACATTGCCTTGTGGCAAGCGGTAGAAAAAACTGCCCGTGAGCATTTTTCAAAATATTTTTACGAAGAAATTAGAACCCCTCTTTTAGAAGAAACTTCCCTTTTTGAACGCGGTATTGGCACCGAAACCGGTGTTGTAAAAAAAGAAATGTATACCTTTGATGATAAGGGTGGCGATTCTGTTACTTTGCGTCCCGAAGGCACAGCCTCCGTAGTCCGCGCCTACATTGAACATAATATCCAGCGCGCCGATCCGGTGACAAAATTTTATTATATCGGCCCCATGTTTCGCTATGAACGCCCGCAGAAGGGCCGGCTTCGCCAGTTTCATCAGATTGGTGTAGAATTATTTGGCGCTACCGAACCTGCCGCCGATGCCGAAGTAATTGGCATGCTCGATTTGTTTTTTCAAAAAGTGGGCGTTAAAAATTACGAGCTGCAAATTAACAGTTTGGGTTGTACTGAATGTCGTGTACCGTTTCAGAAAAAATTGACAGATCATTTAAAATCCCTTGCGGGCGAATTATGCGCCGATTGCCAAGAACGCATCACTAAAAATCCCATGCGTGTTTTTGATTGCAAGGTAGAAAAGTGTAAAGAGAAGTTGAAGGCCGCACCAGTTTTGTTAGATGCACTTTGTGTTCCATGCAAAACACACTTTGATGCGGTAAAAAGTGGTTTGGATGCCGCTCAAACAAAATACATCGTGAATCCCCGTATTGCTCGCGGGCTTGATTATTACCAACGCACAGCGTTTGAATTTTTATCCAACGATTTAGGATCGCAAAATGCGTTTGCCGGTGGCGGGCGTTATGATGGACTCGTGAAAGAATTGGGTGGCCCGGATGTTCCCGCCGTTGGTTTTGCGCTGGGTATGGAACGTCTCATTCTTCTTTTGGGTGATAAAAAACCAGAAGTAGGCGGCAAAAAAACCTATATAGTTTTTATGGGCTCCGGCACAGAATCCCCCGCTCGTAAATTGGCCGGTGAACTTCGAGCAAAAGGAATGACTGTTGAAATTGATTACGCCGAAAAATCGATGAAGGCTCAGTTGCGCCGCGCCGGTAAATACAATTTTGATTATGTCATCATCCTAGGCGAGAGCGAACTTGCAAAAGGTGTTGCTCAATTAAAAGACTACAAAACCGGCGAGCAAAAAGAAGTGGTTTTTTCTTCCATTGCGTCTCTTTTTTAG
- the hisG gene encoding ATP phosphoribosyltransferase: MANELKLGLPKGSLQESTFRLFKKAGYDINASSRSYFPSINDPELSGMLIRAQEMARYVQDGVLDAGLTGRDWVMEEGAKVVEVAELKYAKAGLRPVRWVLAVPNDSKIKTVKDLEGKRISTELVKYTQRFLKEKKVNASVEFSWGATEVKPPVLADAIVELTETGSSLRANNLRIVDTLLESNTLFIANKDSWKNPWKRQKIENMVMLLQGAIAAEEKVGLKMNIPKANLKKIMASLPSLKSPTVSEHLDGKGLSLEVIVAEATVRDIIPQLKAAGASGIVEYPLNKVIY; this comes from the coding sequence ATGGCAAACGAGCTTAAATTGGGTTTACCCAAAGGATCCCTTCAAGAATCAACTTTTCGCCTGTTTAAAAAGGCAGGTTACGATATTAACGCCTCATCGCGTTCTTATTTTCCATCTATTAACGATCCCGAATTATCCGGTATGCTCATCCGCGCCCAAGAAATGGCACGGTATGTACAAGATGGTGTGCTTGATGCAGGCTTAACTGGCCGTGATTGGGTGATGGAAGAGGGAGCCAAAGTAGTAGAAGTGGCCGAGTTAAAGTATGCTAAAGCCGGCTTACGTCCCGTGCGCTGGGTGTTGGCTGTGCCTAACGATTCTAAAATTAAAACTGTGAAAGATTTGGAAGGAAAGCGTATTTCTACCGAACTGGTTAAGTATACACAGCGCTTTTTAAAAGAAAAAAAGGTAAATGCCTCGGTTGAGTTTTCGTGGGGTGCTACCGAAGTAAAGCCTCCTGTTTTAGCCGATGCTATTGTAGAGCTTACCGAAACCGGTTCGTCATTGCGCGCCAATAATTTACGCATTGTTGATACTCTTTTAGAATCAAACACTTTGTTTATTGCCAACAAAGATTCGTGGAAAAACCCCTGGAAAAGACAAAAGATTGAAAACATGGTGATGTTGTTGCAGGGTGCTATTGCTGCCGAGGAAAAAGTGGGTTTAAAAATGAATATTCCCAAGGCGAATCTTAAAAAAATTATGGCATCTCTTCCATCGCTTAAATCGCCTACTGTTAGCGAGCATTTAGACGGTAAAGGTTTAAGTTTAGAAGTGATTGTGGCCGAGGCTACCGTGCGTGATATTATTCCGCAACTTAAGGCTGCGGGTGCTAGTGGCATTGTAGAATACCCCTTAAATAAAGTTATCTATTGA
- a CDS encoding peptidylprolyl isomerase gives MKRFLLAVSILLVSCSQVKLSSNTAGGDPLDAVNTGKDMVLIGKSTIKEGTLEFLAKINPRVGAQLKNPIAKKKLVENLVEQELLYQEAVKRGLDRDNEALTKAALYKKIIISQALVDAEVKKKAKTYYDDKKASEFTTLEAAQITIDWLMPEPTSDNKDQTAANREPSADEKQKTLEKAKQIKARLASGEDFAKVAEEMSDDKATKKKGGNMGDINIEDKRLARRGMEQVGPVAFKMKKDEVSDPIEVKKGYVIIKVLSDQKEIPFEDAEKGIEMQLTKQVKDELVAELTKNNTIVYADTTLKDAPKTEEAVPAPEGVPPAAEAPVAPGAETAPAAPAPAPEAGTTTPPTNPQPAQTQPAVPAEPAAPAPTPAPAPAPTEGAH, from the coding sequence ATGAAACGTTTTCTTCTGGCAGTATCCATTCTTTTAGTATCCTGTTCGCAGGTAAAACTCTCTTCCAACACCGCCGGCGGCGACCCCTTAGATGCCGTTAACACCGGTAAAGACATGGTACTGATAGGCAAAAGCACCATCAAGGAAGGCACTCTTGAATTTTTAGCAAAAATCAACCCACGCGTAGGAGCCCAACTTAAAAACCCCATCGCTAAAAAGAAACTGGTAGAAAACCTGGTAGAACAAGAACTCTTGTATCAAGAAGCTGTAAAACGTGGTCTCGACCGCGATAATGAAGCCCTTACCAAAGCTGCCCTCTACAAAAAAATTATCATCTCGCAAGCTCTGGTAGATGCCGAAGTAAAAAAGAAAGCCAAAACCTATTACGACGACAAAAAAGCATCCGAGTTTACCACGCTTGAAGCCGCTCAAATTACAATAGACTGGTTAATGCCCGAACCCACCAGCGATAATAAAGACCAAACCGCTGCCAATCGTGAGCCCTCCGCCGACGAAAAACAAAAAACCCTGGAAAAAGCCAAACAAATTAAAGCCCGCTTAGCTTCCGGTGAAGACTTTGCCAAAGTAGCAGAAGAAATGTCGGACGATAAAGCCACCAAGAAAAAAGGCGGCAACATGGGCGATATTAACATTGAAGACAAACGCCTTGCCCGTCGTGGAATGGAACAAGTGGGGCCCGTTGCTTTTAAAATGAAAAAAGACGAAGTATCCGACCCTATAGAAGTTAAAAAGGGTTATGTAATTATTAAAGTGCTCAGCGACCAAAAAGAAATTCCTTTTGAAGATGCCGAAAAAGGCATTGAAATGCAGCTCACCAAGCAGGTGAAAGATGAATTGGTGGCCGAGCTCACCAAAAACAACACCATTGTTTATGCCGATACAACCTTAAAAGATGCACCTAAAACAGAGGAAGCCGTACCGGCTCCCGAGGGTGTACCTCCTGCAGCCGAAGCTCCCGTTGCTCCTGGAGCCGAAACAGCGCCAGCAGCACCGGCTCCTGCTCCCGAGGCAGGAACCACAACACCACCTACTAACCCACAACCGGCCCAAACTCAGCCTGCTGTTCCCGCTGAACCCGCAGCACCGGCTCCAACTCCAGCACCTGCTCCGGCTCCAACAGAAGGTGCTCATTAA
- the purM gene encoding phosphoribosylformylglycinamidine cyclo-ligase yields the protein MVTPTTYKDAGVDIDEGDGLVDDIGDMVKKTQRPELLGGLGGYAGLFGLDLKKFPEPVLVSSTDGVGTKLKLAFEMNVFNTVGVDLVAMCVNDLVCCGAEPLFFLDYYATGKLERAQARDVIKGIAGALANIRCTLIGGETAEMPGMYAKGEFDLAGFSVGAVNKPDIIDGSKVAEGDAVIGLASSGVHSNGYSLVRKIIEKNNINIKTFKEGLDKPIGEVLLVPTQIYVNPVLELIKKVKVKALAHITGGGIVENLPRVLPNALAARIEKNKIETPAIFKVLKHLGAVPEDEMWRVFNMGVGFVVIASSQDAQNVIDICKAQGYKASLMGNIVKRSTTGVELV from the coding sequence ATGGTAACTCCAACTACTTACAAAGATGCCGGTGTTGATATAGACGAAGGCGATGGCCTGGTTGATGACATTGGTGACATGGTTAAAAAAACCCAGCGCCCCGAACTTTTAGGGGGCTTAGGTGGATATGCTGGGCTTTTTGGATTAGATCTCAAAAAATTTCCAGAACCTGTTTTGGTATCGTCCACCGATGGCGTTGGCACTAAATTAAAACTGGCATTTGAAATGAATGTTTTTAACACCGTAGGCGTTGATTTAGTGGCCATGTGTGTGAACGACCTTGTTTGCTGCGGTGCCGAACCCCTCTTCTTTTTAGATTACTATGCTACCGGCAAGCTAGAGCGCGCCCAGGCACGCGACGTTATTAAAGGCATTGCTGGCGCACTGGCCAACATTCGTTGCACCCTTATTGGTGGTGAAACGGCCGAAATGCCCGGCATGTATGCCAAGGGTGAATTTGACCTGGCCGGTTTTTCGGTGGGCGCTGTTAATAAACCAGATATTATTGACGGCTCCAAAGTTGCTGAAGGCGATGCTGTTATTGGGCTAGCCAGCTCGGGCGTTCATTCTAACGGGTATTCGCTGGTTCGTAAAATCATTGAAAAAAATAACATCAACATTAAAACTTTTAAAGAAGGACTAGATAAGCCCATTGGTGAAGTTTTACTAGTACCCACTCAAATTTACGTTAATCCGGTATTAGAGCTCATTAAAAAAGTAAAAGTAAAAGCTTTGGCACATATTACTGGCGGCGGCATTGTAGAAAACCTGCCACGCGTGTTGCCCAATGCCCTTGCCGCCCGTATTGAAAAAAATAAAATAGAAACACCTGCCATTTTTAAAGTGTTAAAGCATTTGGGTGCAGTGCCCGAAGATGAAATGTGGCGCGTATTTAACATGGGAGTAGGTTTTGTGGTGATTGCCTCTTCCCAAGACGCTCAAAATGTTATAGATATTTGTAAAGCTCAAGGCTATAAAGCCTCGTTAATGGGCAACATTGTAAAACGTTCAACTACAGGAGTAGAACTTGTCTGA